A region of the Schistocerca serialis cubense isolate TAMUIC-IGC-003099 unplaced genomic scaffold, iqSchSeri2.2 HiC_scaffold_849, whole genome shotgun sequence genome:
ACCGACAATGGACTGCTGAACTCAAAGGTATCTCTCGGAAGTGCAACTTTGACGCCCGCATATCCCAGGAATCTTACGCAGATGACGTGGTCTGGGATCACATGATCCAAGCTGCACCAGACGCGGCTTTCTGCCACGACGCCTTAAAGTTGGAGGACCCTTCGCTAGATCAAATCATAGACCTTGCATTCAAGTTTGAAGTTCCCACTGCAGCTGACCACAGATTGGAAACGTCGACCGACGTCGCAGTCGTCCGAGAAGAGACTTCCGACGTCCAGGAGGACATTGCGGCCGTATACGCACCTTCACACCGCACTCCCCAGCGCACCGCACCGGCATCTTCTCGGCGTACGGAAAACAAAAAAAGACGGTCGTTCAAGGAAGACAACCAGCAGCTCTCACGGGGCCAGCAGCGCCGCCGCAGAGAACCCCTGTGCCTTCCATCATGTCCAGGATGCTATTCCCAGCATGAACAGGAGGATTGTCCTGACCGCTGGGCGACGTGTCGTCGTTGCAGTCGGGACGGGCACCTTGCCTCTGTCTGTCGCTCTGCCACGGCGCCAATCTCCAGGCACTCCGACACCAAGGCGTCCGTGGACATCAACCAAGTTGTGTCTTTGGCGTCCCCCAAACTGTATATTGATGTCACCCTATTGGGTAAGCCAGTTCGACTGCAGGTCGATACAGGGGCTGCGGTATCCCTGCTCAATTACACTACCTAGACCGTTTTAGGAGCGCCAAGCCTTCATCCGGCCCCTCGACTCCTACTTACATACAACAGACAGGATATCGCCTTGTTGGGGCAGTTCACGACGGTGGTTTCTTACAAATCTGTCAGTCATACGATTTCTTTTCTGGCAGTCAACAGTTCCAATGCTACCGATCTGTTTGGGTTGGATGCTTTCCAAATGTTCGGGTTCAGGATCGATGATCATGTACCTCTGGTTTCTTCAGAGCTGCCGTTTCCCAAAGTTGACTCCCTCTGCACCGAATTCCAGGATAGCTTCTCCCCCGGCATCGGGTGCGCCAAGGGGTTTGCAGCAACGCTCCACCTCTGGCAGTCAGCCTGCCCTCGATACTTCCAGGTTAGGCAGGTCCCCGTCGCTCTCCAGCAGCCACTGCACGACGAATTGGACCGTCTGCAAAAGGAAAGGGTGCTACAGCCTGTTCAGTTCATCCCCTGGGCAACACCTCTCGTCATCGTCCAAAAGCCAGGCAGGTGTCTTCGTCTCTTTGGGGACTTTTCGGCGACCCTGAACACCCAGCTCCAGGTGGACGACTTTCCACTCCCTCGGTCTGATCATCTCTTCCATCGATTGGCTGGTGGTCGTTACTTTACCAAAATTGACTCGCTGAGGCGTACCTCCAGGTTCTTTTGGATAAAGCTTCTCAAGCCCTCACTGTTCTGAATATGCCCGCTGGCCTCACGTTCGGCCTGGCTAGCGCCCCGGCCATTTTCCAATGCTTCTTGGAACAACTTCTGCAGGACATTCCCAGTTGCATTAATTACCTCGACAACATTGTCGTTACGGGCCTTACTGCTGCAGCCCATTTTACCAATTTGCTTCAGCTGTTTCTTTGCCTCTGCCAGGCTGGGCTAAAATGCAATAAGGTGAAGTGTTCCTTCTTTCAACCTTCTATTTCCTATTTAGGACAGGTTATTTCACATAAA
Encoded here:
- the LOC126452322 gene encoding uncharacterized protein LOC126452322 codes for the protein MAARVEFYQSRKEPDQTYRQWTAELKGISRKCNFDARISQESYADDVVWDHMIQAAPDAAFCHDALKLEDPSLDQIIDLAFKFEVPTAADHRLETSTDVAVVREETSDVQEDIAAVYAPSHRTPQRTAPASSRRTENKKRRSFKEDNQQLSRGQQRRRREPLCLPSCPGCYSQHEQEDCPDRWATCRRCSRDGHLASVCRSATAPISRHSDTKASVDINQVVSLASPKLYIDVTLLGKPVRLQVDTGAAVSLLNYTT